GTCGCGGAGCTCATTCGCGGGCGCCCGCTCGATCCCGAAAAGGAGGCGATGGTCCACATCGCGGGGTTCGCGGCTTTGATGGCATTGATCGTGCTCGTTGCGTTCCACGACATCGCCCGCATCGTTAGCGGCCAAGGAGTCATGTAGTGCTGCGATTGCGACGCAAAAGCAAGCCGATTTTCCTGCAAAACAAGACCGGAAAATCCGACGCGAAGAGCGTGTGGATCGGCGGCGATCACCCGGTGGCCGTGCAGTCGATGACGACCACGGATACCGCCGACGCCGACGCGACCCTGGAACAAGTCTACGGCCTTGCGATGGAAGGCTGCGAGGTCGTACGCGTCACCGTCAAGGATCCGGCCGACGCCGCGGGTTTGCCGGCAATCGTTCATCGGTCGCCCGTTCCGATCGTCGCCGATATCCACTTCGACCACAGAATGGCATTGGCGGCGATCGATGCCGGAGTCGCCAAGCTGCGTTTGAATCCGGGCAACATTCGCGATCCAAAAAAAGTCGTCGAAGTCGTCGAGGCCGCGAAAGCGCGATCGATTCCAATTCGCGTCGGCGTCAACATGGGCTCGCTCGCGCCGGATCTGGAGAAAACGCTCGGGCATACCGCCGAGGCAATGGTTCTCTCCGCGTTGCGCCACGTCGAGATTCTCGAAGAGCACGGGCACACCGACATTGCCATCTCCCTCAAAGCGCACGACGTCGCGACCACCGTGCAAGCGTACAGGCTCATGGATCAGCGGTTGCGCGAACGGGCGACGCCCTACGCGCTTCACCTCGGCATTACCGAAGCGGGTTTGCTCCGCGACGGCACCGTCAAATCGTCGATCGGCCTGGGGATTTTGCTTTGGGAGGGGATTGGCGACACGATCCGCGTATCGCTCGCCGCCGACCCAATCGAAGAGATTCCCGTCTGTTGGAGTATTCTCAAATCGCTCGGCTTACGCGAGAAGGGTTTCGAAATTACCGCCTGTCCCTCGTGTGGCCGCGCCGAAATCTCGGTGTTGGAACTCGGGCGGGCCGTTGAAGCCATTGCCAAATCGTATAGCGCGCCCGTGAAGGTGGCGGTGATGGGCTGCGTCGTTAACGGTCCGGGCGAATCAAAAATGGCCGACGTCGGCATCGCAGGCGGCAAAGGCAAAGGCGCGATCTATCGCGCCGGCGAGCTGGTTGGGACGTATCCGGAGAGCGAGCTCTTGGGAATGCTGCGCGTCGAGATCGAGAAAGTCATCGCCGAGAAATACCCCAATTACCGCGAAGAGATCGGCGGCGCAGTATGATACGCCACGTAGCGATGGTGGCAGTGGCGGCGCTCGTCGCCTCGGTCGTACTCGCTTTTTCCCGGCCGATCGGGATGTTCGTCGATGGCGAACGCGTCGTCAGCGACGTCCCGCCGGTGACGACGGTTAACGAGAAAGCCTTCGTACCGCTGCGGTCGATCGCCGACGCGCTCGGTGCGGAGACCGAGGTGGATGCCAAAGGCGGAACCACGAACGTCGTGCTCGGCGGCCAATCGCTGCGCGTGCGAGTGAACGATCAACACGCCACGCTCAATGGAATGCCTTTTACGCTAAAGCATGCTCCGTTTCGCGTCCGTGGGCGTATCATGATTTCGCTCGACGCCGTAGCACGCGCGCTGCACGTGCACGCGAAATACGATTCGCGCCAAGCGCGCATCGAGGTCGTAACGCCCGGCATCGGTCAGGCACCGAACCCCTCGACCGCCACTCAGTAAGCGCCGGCTCGCGCTAGGTAAACTCTGAAAGGCCGGCGGGCTCCTCCACCGGCACCACGTCGGCTGGGTTCGACTTCCGGAAACCGTAGGCGAAGAAAAAAACCAGCCCGCAAACGAGCGCAATAGCAAACCACGTCCAGGTCGCGCGCGAGAGTCCGAAGATCGCCAAGAAGAGCGAACAGACGATTCCCAAAATCGGAAAGAGCGGTACGAATGGCACCCGGAAACTTCGCGGAAGCTCCGGGCGGCGTTTGCGCAAGTAGAGCACGCCCGCGCAGACGACGGTGAAGGCGATGAGCGTTCCGATATTGACCAAATTAAGCAGATTGTTCAGTGGCACGATCAGCGCCAGAACGGCAACGGCGGCGCCGGTGATCATGGTGGTTGCCAACGGCGTCTTGAATCGCGGATGAACGACCGCAACGATGGGAGGCAGCATACCGTCGCGCGCCATTACATAAAATATACGCGACTGGCCGAGCAGGGATGCAAGCGCGACGCTCGTCGTTCCTGCCAGAACGCCGACGGTGATCACCCAACTCAACGCGGGTATGTGAAGCGGCTGTAACGCGTAGACCAACGGGTTCTTGATCGGTACCTGATTCCAGGGGACGGCTCCCACGAGCACGATTGCCGTCGCACAATAGATCAACGTCCCAATCCCGAGTGCGCCGAGGACGCCGACCGGAACGTCGAACTGCGGGCGTTTGCACTCTTCGGCGGTCGTCGTGGCCGTGTCAAAACCGATGTAACTGAAGAAAACGTAGGCGCCGATCGCGACGATTCCATATGGCTGCGCCGACGACGAATAATCCGCAAGTCCCCCGAAAGGCCGCAGCGATCCCCAACCAACCGGATTAAAATTGTGCAGATTGACCGCGTGCACCAAAAACGTTCCGGAGACGATGAAGACGATCAGCGCCGAAATTTTTAAGACGACAAAGATGTTGTTGACCGTCGCCGATTCCCGAATGCCGACCGAAAGCAAAACGCTCAAACCAATGACGAAGAGCGCGGCGACGACGTCGTACTGCGAATGGGCGAGGTCCCAGCTCGCAGGCAGCCACCACGAGCCGTGGACGATGAGATTCGATTGTTGTGCCCACAGAGGCAGCGCAACTCCAGCGCTTTTCACAACGTCCTGAACGGCTGCCGAAAACTGCTGGGCAACGGGCGCAGCGCTGATGCCGTACTCGAAGATCAACGCAAAACCAATGATCCAAGCGAAGAGCTTGCCCATCGTCGCATAGGCATAGGTATAGGCGCTCCCGGCCACGGGCACCATTGCGCCGAGTTCCGCATAGCAGAGGGCCGCGAAGAACGAGGTCAGCCCGGCGAGCAGATACGAGATGATAACCGCCGGGCCCGCGCCTTTGACGCCGGTGCCGATCGTGGTAAAAATTCCGCCGCCGATCATCGTTCCCAGACCGATCGCGATAAGATCCTTCGCCGTCAAGGCTCGCCGGAGGATCTTGCGCGAGCCCAACTCGCGCAGCTTCTCGACGTCGGTCGTCGCGAAGAGCCGTGAGAAAAACGACATTCCGCGGTCGCTTCGCACTACCGCTTCGTCGGACCTAGGGAACGGTGGAAGAAGGCCCTGAGCTTTCGGGAGCTTTTGCCGACTTGTTCCATTGATACTCGGGGACACCGAGTAGGTCATTGATCCAGCGCGCCCATACGAAGAGTGCGTCCGAGAGACGGTTGAGATAGCGAATCCCGTCGCCCATGTGCGTATCGTCACTCTGGACGAGGGTGACGAGAAGGCGTTCGGCGCGGCGGCAAATGGTCCGCGCGAAATGGAGATGAGCGCCCGTCATCGAGCCGCCAGGGTGGATGAAGTTCGCAAGTGGAATCAACTCGGCCTCGGCTTCGTCAATCGCGCGTTCGAGCGCGTCAACCTCGCCGTCGACCGCGACGATGCTCTGCCGCGGCTCGCCCGGAGTCGCCAGCGCGGCACCTAGATTGAAGAGCATATCCTGGGTCCACGAGAGCCACCCGTCCAAACGCGACGCGCGATATTGCTCGCGCACCAGCGGGCGCAGCGCCGCACGCGCAATCCCGATCGCACTGGAAAGCTCGTCGACGGTACCATACGTTTCTATGCGAAGCGCGTTTTTGGCAATGCGTTTGCCGCCGACAAGTCCGGTCATGCCGGTGTCACCGGTTCGAGTGTAAATTCGCGTCCGCTTGGCCACCCCCGATGTATGCGCCCAAGCAGCTGCGGACTCCCCGCGAAGGCCGTTGCCGCGTTGCGCGCGAAGCGGGGCCGGTCATGTCCGACACGCTCGCCGGGAGCGCCGTCAAGGAGATTCCTCCGAAGGCGGTTGACCTCTCCGCTTGGTATACAGCGGCTTGCCTCAAGGCCGAGCTGGTTTCGTATTCGCCCGTGCGCGGATGCGTCGTCTTGCGACCCTATGGTTTCGGCTTGTGGGAAAACTTGCAGAAGCAACTCGACGCGCGCTTTAAGGCGACCGGACACGAGAACGCCTACTTTCCGCTGTTCATTCCCGAGAGTTTGCTCGTGCGCGAAGCCGAGCACGTCGAGGGATTCGCGCCCGAGGTGGCGTGGGTGACGCAGGGCGGGAGCGAGCCGTTGACCGAGCGGCTTGCAGTTCGCCCGACGTCCGAAGCGATCGTCGGCGTCATGTACGCGCAGTGGATCGAGTCGTATCGCGACTTGCCGGTTCTCATCAATCAATGGGCGAACGTCGTGCGCTGGGAAAAGGCGACCCGGCCATTTCTGCGTACGATGGAGTTTCTTTGGCAAGAAGGCCACACGGCGCACGCCGATGCCGCGCAAGCACGGGAAGAGACGCTAAAGATTCTGGAACTCTATCGCGATTTCGCCGAGAACGTTGCGGCCGTGCCCGTCTACTTCGGGCGCAAGAGCGTCGGCGAGCGTTTCCCCGGAGCGATTGAAACGTTCTCGATCGAAGCACTCATGCCCGACGGCAAGGCTTTGCAATCCGGCACGTCGCACGATTTGGGTCAGAATTTTGCCAAAGCCTATGACATCAAGTTTGTCGATGCCGACGGCGCGATCAAGCACGCGTATACGACCTCGTGGGGGGTTTCGTGGCGCATGATCGGCGGCCTGATCATGGTGCACGGCGACGATCGCGGACTGCGTATCCCACCGAAGATGGCGCCCATCGAGGCGGTCATCATTCCGATCGTGCGATCGAACGACGAGCGCGCGGTCGGTGCCGCCACGGCGCTTGGCGAGCGCTTGAGCGAGGCCGGGTTTCGCGTGCGCGTCGACACGCGCGACGAACAGCCGGGCTGGAAATACAGCGAGTGGGATCTGCGCGGCGTGCCGGTTCGCATCGAAATCGGGCCGCGTGACGTCGACGCCGGGACCGCCGTGCTCGCGCGTCGCGACAGGAGCAAAGAGGAAGAAGGCCAGCGACGCAACGTCCCGCTTGCGCAGGTCGCGGTGCTTTTGCGCGAGCTCCTTGTGGATATTCAAGCCTCGCTCTATCGCCAGGCGAAGGCTTTTCTCGATGCTCACACCTTCGCGACGACGGAACGCGACGAGTTTTTCGACCTTTGTCGCGGCCGGGCCGGGATGGTCGACATTGCGTGGTGCGAACGCGCGGACTGCGAAGCGCACGTCAAGGCGCTGACGACGGCGACCACGCGCGTCGTGCGGCCGCTCGAAGAGACGAACCTTACCTGCGTCGCCTGCGGCGAGCCGGCGAGAGCTAGAGCATATTTTGCCCAGTCGTATTAGTCGCGTCGCCGGCGCATTGCTGGTGGTGGTTAGTATCGCCGGCACGGCGAGCGCTTACGCTCCTTCGGTGACGCAGCTCGACGCGATGGCGCGGGCGACGGGCAATCGCCGGGATTTAGCCGAGCGGATCGGCACGGACGTCTTTGCCACGCGCTGGCCGGCCGAGGTGAGTCAGATCTCGGCCAACGAGCTTGGCGGCCACCTCATCGTCGGGATGCGAGTTCTCGGCGTGAAATTCCATCAGCCGATCACGCGCGAGCAATTCGTCGCGGAAATCGTTGCCCTCGTCGATAAGGGCTTTGCCGCAGCGCCGGCTGCCGAGGAAGTCGATCTTTGGGCGAGCGTTCCAATCGATGTCTCCAAAGGCGTGGTCGTCAGCGGCGATCTCGCGCAGCCGACGTCGCGGACCGTCTTTAGCCTCTCTGTTCGGCGAGGTGACCGCGCGCCATCGCTGCGCGATCGCATTAGCCGCGCCGACGGAATTTTCTGGGATGCGCAGTGGGCGCAGAGCGCCTTCAAAGCATCGGTCTAGGAGCCCAGTGTATAAGAAGACAACGCTTCCAAACGGTCTGCGGGTGCTGACGGAAACGATGCCCGCGGTGCGTTCGGCGACGGTCGGCATCTGGGCCGATGTCGGCTCGGCCGTGGAAGATCGGCAGCGCCGAGGCATCTCGCACCTGGTCGAACATATGCTGTTCAAAGGAACGCATCGGCGAACCGCGCGGCAAATCGCCGAAACAATGGACGGCGTCGGCGGCAATCTGAACGCTTTTACCGACAAAGAGACGACTTGTTACTACGCAAAGGTCATGGACAAGCACGTTCCCCTTGCGCTCGACGTGATCGCAGACATGTTCCTTCACTCGGTTTTCGATCCGCACGAGCTGCGCAAAGAGCAGAACGTCATTTTGGAAGAGATCAAAATGTACGAAGATTCGCCGGACGATCTCATCCACGACGTCTTCCTGCAGACGATGTGGCAAGGCTCGAGTCTGGGCGAGCCGACGATTGGATTCGCCAAGACGGTCGTCGGGCAGACGCCGGACGATCTTCGTGCGCACATGCGCGCCCACTACTCGCCCAACTGCGTCGTCGTCGCCGCGGCAGGAAACGTCGATCACGAGCGTTTTGTCGAGCTCGTTTGCGAGCAGTTTGCGGAGTTCGAAGGCAGTTGCGAACGCACCGCGCCTGAATCTCCCCAAATTACCCCGGCAACGAACATCCGCCACAAAGAGAGCGAACAGGCCTATATCGTGGTGGGCACGCAAGGCATTGACGTGCGCGATGAACGGCGCTACGCACTGTCGTTGCTCGACACGGTCTTGGGCGGGGGTATGTCGAGCCGTCTCTTCCAAGAAATTCGCGAACAGCGCGGGCTCGTTTACAGCGTTTATTCGTTCCAAGCAGCGTATCGAGCTGCGGGGCTCTTCGGCGTCTACGCTGGAACGTCGCCAACAAACGTGCAATCGTGCATCGACCTGATCCTCGAGCAGTTCGCGCGCGCGCGCTCCGGTCCGATTCCCGACGGCGAATTTCAGCTCGCGAAGGAACATCTCAAGGGCAGCCTAACGCTCTCGCTTGAATCGACCTCGAGCCGCATGATTCGGCTCGGTCGTAACGAGCTGTCGTTGGGCCGAAACGTAACGCCCGAGGAAATCGAACGGAAAATCGACGCGGTGACGCCGGGCGACGTCCAGGAGCTTGCCTGCGACTTGCTCGCCGAGGAGAGCCTCGGACTCTGCATCATCGGCCCGGTGGATGACGGCGCAATCGTGTGGCGCTCGCACGCAGCATAGCGCCGGAGTTCCATCACGAGGCATGTAGCCGGTGATGCATTTAGCCGTCGCCGCGGCGCTCGCGCCGCACGTATGGTCCGGAAAGCTCTTTGGCGCAATGGCGATCACCTTCATCGTCCAGGGCGTGACGATCGGCGCGTACGCGGCACGACTCGCCGGCGTTCAAACCAAACGGATCGCGACGTCAATCTCGCTCTTCAATCTCTTCGTGACGACCGGCAGACTGGCCAATCTTTTTATGGCCTTCTTCGTCGGGCCGCTCTCCGACGAGGCCGGCAACGCCGTCGCGCGATTGCAAAGCGACCCTCCGGCCGCGGCAGCATGGCAACACGCCTTTGAAACGGACCTGCGGCTCATCGTCTTTGCCGGCACGATGGGCATGGTCGTGTTCGCCCTCTTCCTGCCGATGTTTACCTATCTCTTTCGGCGTGGCGTTCATTCATTCGAGGCGCGTGGTTCCGTCCCGCATTCTCTGGCCCGGCTGCTGGCGCCGTCGGTAATGGTCGACGTTCTGCGCTCGCAGCGATTGCCGAGCCTAAACGAGCTTCGTTCGTTCGATTG
This Candidatus Eremiobacterota bacterium DNA region includes the following protein-coding sequences:
- a CDS encoding copper amine oxidase N-terminal domain-containing protein is translated as MIRHVAMVAVAALVASVVLAFSRPIGMFVDGERVVSDVPPVTTVNEKAFVPLRSIADALGAETEVDAKGGTTNVVLGGQSLRVRVNDQHATLNGMPFTLKHAPFRVRGRIMISLDAVARALHVHAKYDSRQARIEVVTPGIGQAPNPSTATQ
- a CDS encoding amino acid permease; the encoded protein is MRSDRGMSFFSRLFATTDVEKLRELGSRKILRRALTAKDLIAIGLGTMIGGGIFTTIGTGVKGAGPAVIISYLLAGLTSFFAALCYAELGAMVPVAGSAYTYAYATMGKLFAWIIGFALIFEYGISAAPVAQQFSAAVQDVVKSAGVALPLWAQQSNLIVHGSWWLPASWDLAHSQYDVVAALFVIGLSVLLSVGIRESATVNNIFVVLKISALIVFIVSGTFLVHAVNLHNFNPVGWGSLRPFGGLADYSSSAQPYGIVAIGAYVFFSYIGFDTATTTAEECKRPQFDVPVGVLGALGIGTLIYCATAIVLVGAVPWNQVPIKNPLVYALQPLHIPALSWVITVGVLAGTTSVALASLLGQSRIFYVMARDGMLPPIVAVVHPRFKTPLATTMITGAAVAVLALIVPLNNLLNLVNIGTLIAFTVVCAGVLYLRKRRPELPRSFRVPFVPLFPILGIVCSLFLAIFGLSRATWTWFAIALVCGLVFFFAYGFRKSNPADVVPVEEPAGLSEFT
- a CDS encoding insulinase family protein yields the protein MYKKTTLPNGLRVLTETMPAVRSATVGIWADVGSAVEDRQRRGISHLVEHMLFKGTHRRTARQIAETMDGVGGNLNAFTDKETTCYYAKVMDKHVPLALDVIADMFLHSVFDPHELRKEQNVILEEIKMYEDSPDDLIHDVFLQTMWQGSSLGEPTIGFAKTVVGQTPDDLRAHMRAHYSPNCVVVAAAGNVDHERFVELVCEQFAEFEGSCERTAPESPQITPATNIRHKESEQAYIVVGTQGIDVRDERRYALSLLDTVLGGGMSSRLFQEIREQRGLVYSVYSFQAAYRAAGLFGVYAGTSPTNVQSCIDLILEQFARARSGPIPDGEFQLAKEHLKGSLTLSLESTSSRMIRLGRNELSLGRNVTPEEIERKIDAVTPGDVQELACDLLAEESLGLCIIGPVDDGAIVWRSHAA
- a CDS encoding cob(I)yrinic acid a,c-diamide adenosyltransferase — encoded protein: MTGLVGGKRIAKNALRIETYGTVDELSSAIGIARAALRPLVREQYRASRLDGWLSWTQDMLFNLGAALATPGEPRQSIVAVDGEVDALERAIDEAEAELIPLANFIHPGGSMTGAHLHFARTICRRAERLLVTLVQSDDTHMGDGIRYLNRLSDALFVWARWINDLLGVPEYQWNKSAKAPESSGPSSTVP
- the ispG gene encoding flavodoxin-dependent (E)-4-hydroxy-3-methylbut-2-enyl-diphosphate synthase, producing the protein MLRLRRKSKPIFLQNKTGKSDAKSVWIGGDHPVAVQSMTTTDTADADATLEQVYGLAMEGCEVVRVTVKDPADAAGLPAIVHRSPVPIVADIHFDHRMALAAIDAGVAKLRLNPGNIRDPKKVVEVVEAAKARSIPIRVGVNMGSLAPDLEKTLGHTAEAMVLSALRHVEILEEHGHTDIAISLKAHDVATTVQAYRLMDQRLRERATPYALHLGITEAGLLRDGTVKSSIGLGILLWEGIGDTIRVSLAADPIEEIPVCWSILKSLGLREKGFEITACPSCGRAEISVLELGRAVEAIAKSYSAPVKVAVMGCVVNGPGESKMADVGIAGGKGKGAIYRAGELVGTYPESELLGMLRVEIEKVIAEKYPNYREEIGGAV
- a CDS encoding proline--tRNA ligase; amino-acid sequence: MSDTLAGSAVKEIPPKAVDLSAWYTAACLKAELVSYSPVRGCVVLRPYGFGLWENLQKQLDARFKATGHENAYFPLFIPESLLVREAEHVEGFAPEVAWVTQGGSEPLTERLAVRPTSEAIVGVMYAQWIESYRDLPVLINQWANVVRWEKATRPFLRTMEFLWQEGHTAHADAAQAREETLKILELYRDFAENVAAVPVYFGRKSVGERFPGAIETFSIEALMPDGKALQSGTSHDLGQNFAKAYDIKFVDADGAIKHAYTTSWGVSWRMIGGLIMVHGDDRGLRIPPKMAPIEAVIIPIVRSNDERAVGAATALGERLSEAGFRVRVDTRDEQPGWKYSEWDLRGVPVRIEIGPRDVDAGTAVLARRDRSKEEEGQRRNVPLAQVAVLLRELLVDIQASLYRQAKAFLDAHTFATTERDEFFDLCRGRAGMVDIAWCERADCEAHVKALTTATTRVVRPLEETNLTCVACGEPARARAYFAQSY
- a CDS encoding DUF2837 family protein, producing the protein MMHLAVAAALAPHVWSGKLFGAMAITFIVQGVTIGAYAARLAGVQTKRIATSISLFNLFVTTGRLANLFMAFFVGPLSDEAGNAVARLQSDPPAAAAWQHAFETDLRLIVFAGTMGMVVFALFLPMFTYLFRRGVHSFEARGSVPHSLARLLAPSVMVDVLRSQRLPSLNELRSFDWRSLPMRLLVFNAVVMCVYAIGVQASFLASVLDVRVARTAISLSGVINGIGTIAFTLFVDPTSAIITDQAIHGKRSVEEVRSMVFYLSLTAIIGSLLSQAILYPAAVVIEVVARFAAHVHI